One segment of Thunnus thynnus chromosome 19, fThuThy2.1, whole genome shotgun sequence DNA contains the following:
- the pargl gene encoding poly(ADP-ribose) glycohydrolase, which produces MAGHHNDRNDSSQMKTLLQPEELCKNCKKDKIEQEKEQNSKDVTSEASCSSSSSFPSSSSSSTSSRPSGNGDVRDRHVERDEPVPTQRQDDAPSCCQLDDLKRLPQCQSKLGRLAFSGSHTVLVDVLAFNQRAGLRPLKGRDLWHSNFVKMPCSSHSVTIVKSPIFKNPTQTSRWEVISKNLGGLAKKTSVDVDDVAEAIMKYNQKYKDKWSFDALASFVKAVPKTENYFDTLFPKIAALALKLPDYVKKAIPLLQRGHTSSITLSQVQISCLLANAFFCTFPHRNTSTPNSEYHNYPTINFSSLFGIWSDRKKEKLRAIMHYFKVVTDEHTKPKGLVTFERRYLRDTDKPDWKSSKSTMPKLFVSCGDIETEGEGMLQVDFASSWIGGGVLGSGLVQEEILFLMNPELIVSRLFTEKLGDSECLIITGSQQFSGYCGFSDTFEWAGPRDDHHRRDDWDRLQRQILAIDALHFKHRRDQYTLNNVTRELDKAYCGFKSHGHSEPDIATGKWGCGAFNGDPQLKAVIQLMAAAKANRGVAFFTFRDEHLKQGLEQIYNLLVKEGITVGKLYGLLKNFCAEQRSDGFHLDLFEFIKNSVRCSRSLL; this is translated from the exons ATGGCCGGGCATCATAACGACCGCAACGACAGTTCCCAGATGAAAACGCTTCTTCAACCTGAAGAGCtctgtaaaaactgtaaaaaggaCAAAATTGAGCAAGAAAAAGAGCAGAACAGCAAAGACGTCACGAGCGAAgccagctgctcctcctcctcctccttcccctcttcctcctcctcctccacctcctccagaCCCTCCGGTAACGGGGATGTGAGAGATCGACATGTAGAGCGGGATGAACCGGTGCCGACACAGCGGCAGGACGACGCTCCATCATGTTGTCAGCTGGATGATCTGAAGCGACTTCCACAGTGTCAAAGCAAGCTGGGACGTCTGGCCTTCAGCGGTTCACACACTGTCCTCGTAGAT GTGCTTGCTTTCAACCAGAGAGCAGGACTTAGGCCCCTGAAAGGGAGAGACTTGTGGCACAGTAACTTTGTGAAGATGCCGTGTTCCTCTCACAGTGTCACGATAGTCAAGTCTCCAATCTTCAAG AATCCCACCCAGACGTCGCGGTGGGAAGTGATCTCCAAAAATCTGGGCGGCCTCgccaaaaaaacatcagtggACGTGGATGATGTGGCG GAAGCAATCATGAAATATAACCAAAAGTATAAAGACAAGTGGTCTTTTGATGCCCTCGCCAGCTTTGTAAAG GCTGTCCCAAAAACAGAGAACTACTTTGACACGTTGTTCCCTAAGATCGCAGCGTTGGCCCTGAAGCTTCCTGATTATGTGAAGAAG GCCATCCCGCTGCTTCAAAGGGGACACACCTCATCCATCACTCTGTCGCAGGTTCAGATATCCTGCCTGCTCGCCAACGCATTTTTCTGCACTTTCCCTCACCGCAACACCTCCACACCCAACTCAGAGTACCACAACTACCCAACCATTAACTTCAGCAG TCTGTTTGGGATTTGGTCAGACCGGAAGAAGGAAAAGCTGAGGGCCATCATGCATTACTTTAAAGTGGTAACAGATGAGC ACACAAAACCGAAAGGACTGGTGACGTTTGAGAGGCGATACCTCCGAGACACAGACAAGCCCGACTGGAAAAG cTCTAAGTCGACGATGCCTAAACTGTTTGTGTCATGTGGCGACATCGAGACTGAAGGAGAAGGCATGCTACAG GTGGATTTTGCTTCCAGTTGGATCGGTGGAGGTGTGCTGGGCTCCGGTCTGGTGCAGGAAGAGATCCTGTTCCTCATGAACCCGGAGCTGATTGTATCCCGCCTCTTCACTGAGAAACTCGGGGACAGCGAGTGTCTGATCATTACAG GCTCTCAGCAGTTCAGCGGTTACTGTGGCTTCAGTGACACCTTCGAGTGGGCCGGCCCTCGTGACGACCACCACAGAAG GGACGACTGGGATCGGCTGCAGAGGCAGATCCTCGCCATCGACGCGCTGCACTTCAAACACAGAAGAGACCAGTACACTTTGAACAACGTTACACGGGAACTGGACAAG GCATACTGTGGATTTAAGAGTCATGGTCACAGCGAGCCGGACATCGCCACGGGGAAGTGGGGTTGTGGAGCCTTCAATGGAGACCCACAGCTCAAAG CTGTGATCCAGTTGATGGCAGCAGCGAAGGCCAATAGAGGAGTCGCCTTCTTTACCTTTAGGGATGAACACCTGAAGCAAGGCCTGGAGCAGATCTACAACCTGCTGGTCAAAGAGGGGATTACAGTTG GGAAGCTGTACGGACTTCTGAAGAACTTCTGTGCAGAGCAGCGCTCTGATGGATTTCACTTGGATCTGTTTGAGTTCATCAAGAACTCTGTCAGATGTTCCCGGAGTCTGCtgtga